In Rhipicephalus microplus isolate Deutch F79 chromosome 9, USDA_Rmic, whole genome shotgun sequence, one genomic interval encodes:
- the LOC142771366 gene encoding uncharacterized protein LOC142771366, translating to MGRCCVPSCRGNYDGGPKVRLFSFPKDDRRIEWKRAIRREDVDIDTLRDPKVCELHFIAEYLRTITTYTDSNGKIIEVPMSLTRLTEDAVPTMFPNSPAYLGDCARKADLEREHRLVSRSTAPKAASSQYGEAPFN from the exons ATGGGCCGCTGCTGCGTGCCGAGCTGTCGTGGAAATTATGACGGTGGACCAAAGGTCCGCTTGTTCTCCTTCCCTAAAGACGACCGCAGGATAGAATGGAAACGCGCTATTCGTCGCGAGGACGTCGACATCGACACTCTGCGTGATCCGAAG GTCTGCGAACTTCATTTCATAGCAGAGTATTTGAGGACTATCACCACTTACACGGATAGCAACGGAAAGATTATAGAAGTTCCGATGAGCCTTACTCGACTAACCGAAGATGCAGTGCCGACGATGTTTCCGAACAGCCCCGCTTACCTGGGCGACTGTGCTAGAAAAGCTGACCTCGAAAGAGAACACCGCCTGGTTTCACGCAGCACGGCACCAAAGGCAGCTTCTTCTCAGTATGGTGAAGCACCTTTTAATTGA